In one Streptomyces sp. T12 genomic region, the following are encoded:
- a CDS encoding site-specific integrase, with protein MATIKKEDCTCPRRKKPTCPHKPYRVSYREPGGRAGKPRQVSFKKLEDAEAFAIKVERDKDLGTYINPKAGQRTFAEIWNEWVEAGTLEESSKRNYQSVYDNHYGPFFGSKSIASITPTTIQEWEADQKERGYKETGINGRKNVLSSVFNYAVAAEIIGRNPCKKANPRRRSGQQLTPVTDNDIPTMEEVLGIIAEAPKLIRAGFWAMAGCGTRPGESLALADESMDWERSTLAVDHQVSAYGCQEISGFRRGVKRGTKHRTFDQARRTPVPESINEIFNDHIDAFGTWGDRGWFFESPRLNDRHPSYDWFLDQFKAAAKLAGTPQYTPKSFRHFFVSEAIHADIPLFEIAAWVGHRTTRTTELVYGHLVRRAMDRGARTMHNRLGLKLEPFKGLIVPPSLTPSEDDIEDWDDVA; from the coding sequence GTGGCGACCATCAAGAAGGAAGACTGCACCTGCCCCCGGCGCAAGAAGCCCACGTGCCCTCACAAGCCGTACCGGGTGTCGTACCGGGAGCCCGGGGGCAGGGCAGGCAAGCCGAGGCAGGTGTCCTTCAAGAAGCTCGAAGACGCGGAAGCGTTCGCGATCAAGGTCGAGCGGGACAAGGACCTGGGGACGTACATCAACCCCAAGGCGGGACAGCGGACGTTCGCAGAGATCTGGAACGAGTGGGTCGAGGCGGGAACGCTCGAAGAGTCCTCGAAGAGGAACTACCAGAGCGTCTACGACAACCACTACGGCCCGTTCTTCGGGAGTAAGTCGATCGCCAGCATCACCCCGACGACCATCCAGGAATGGGAGGCGGACCAGAAGGAGCGGGGTTACAAGGAGACCGGCATCAACGGACGTAAGAACGTCCTCTCGTCCGTCTTCAACTACGCGGTGGCAGCCGAGATCATCGGCCGCAATCCGTGCAAGAAGGCGAACCCCCGGAGGCGCTCAGGACAGCAGCTCACGCCGGTCACCGACAACGACATCCCGACCATGGAAGAAGTGCTGGGGATCATCGCGGAAGCCCCCAAGCTGATCCGTGCTGGCTTCTGGGCCATGGCGGGCTGTGGGACACGTCCGGGGGAGTCCCTGGCGCTGGCTGACGAGTCAATGGACTGGGAGCGCAGCACCCTCGCCGTGGATCACCAGGTCTCGGCCTACGGCTGTCAGGAGATCTCCGGCTTCCGGCGCGGAGTGAAGCGAGGTACCAAGCATCGGACGTTCGATCAGGCGAGGCGCACGCCGGTGCCCGAATCGATCAATGAGATTTTCAACGATCACATCGACGCGTTCGGCACCTGGGGAGACCGGGGATGGTTCTTCGAGTCACCTCGGCTGAACGACCGCCACCCGTCCTATGACTGGTTCCTGGACCAGTTCAAGGCGGCGGCCAAGCTGGCGGGGACTCCGCAGTACACCCCGAAGAGCTTCCGGCACTTCTTCGTCTCCGAGGCGATCCACGCCGACATCCCGCTCTTCGAGATCGCGGCGTGGGTCGGGCACCGGACCACCAGGACGACAGAGCTGGTCTACGGCCACCTCGTCCGCCGTGCCATGGACCGAGGCGCCCGAACCATGCACAACCGACTGGGGCTGAAGCTGGAGCCCTTCAAGGGCCTCATCGTCCCGCCCTCGCTGACTCCCTCAGAGGATGACATCGAGGACTGGGACGACGTGGCGTAG
- a CDS encoding TldD/PmbA family protein: MPHTIDEAFTALPLRALADAALARARALGAEHADFRFERVRSASWRLRDARLAGSSDTTDLGYAVRVVHGGTWGFASGVDLTLDAAAKVASQAVAMAKLSAQVIKAAGSDERVELADEPVHTEKTWISSYEIDPFTVPDEEKSALLADWSARLLAADGVNHVDASLLTVHENKFYADTAGTVTTQQRVRLHPQLTAVSVDESSGEFDSMRTIAPPVGRGWEYLTGTGWDWESELAQIPELLAEKMRAPSVEAGPYDLVVDPSNLWLTIHESIGHATELDRALGYEAAYAGTSFATFDQLGKLRYGSDLMNVTGDRTAEHGLATIGYDDEGVAGQSWDLVKNGTLVGYQLDRRIAKLTGFERSNGCAFADSPGHVPVQRMANVSLQPDPAGMSTEDLIGSVDRGIYVVGDRSWSIDMQRYNFQFTGQRAYMIRNGRLAGQVRDFAYQGVTPQFWGAMEAVGGPQTYVLGGAFNCGKAQPGQVAAVSHGCPSAMFRSVNILNTTTEAGGA, translated from the coding sequence GTGCCTCATACGATCGACGAAGCCTTTACGGCGCTTCCGCTACGCGCCCTGGCCGACGCCGCGCTCGCACGCGCGCGTGCGCTGGGGGCCGAGCACGCGGACTTCCGGTTCGAGCGGGTGCGCAGCGCGTCCTGGCGCCTGAGGGACGCCAGGCTCGCCGGGTCGTCGGACACCACCGACCTCGGGTACGCGGTGCGGGTGGTGCACGGCGGGACCTGGGGATTCGCGTCCGGGGTGGATCTGACGCTGGACGCCGCCGCCAAGGTCGCGTCGCAGGCGGTGGCGATGGCGAAGCTGTCCGCCCAGGTGATCAAGGCCGCCGGGTCGGACGAGCGGGTGGAGCTCGCCGACGAGCCCGTGCACACCGAGAAGACGTGGATCTCGTCGTACGAGATCGATCCGTTCACGGTGCCCGACGAGGAGAAGTCGGCGCTGCTCGCGGACTGGAGCGCGCGGCTGCTGGCGGCGGACGGGGTCAATCACGTCGACGCCTCGCTGCTCACCGTCCACGAGAACAAGTTCTACGCCGACACCGCCGGGACCGTGACCACCCAGCAGCGCGTCCGGCTGCACCCGCAGCTGACCGCCGTGTCGGTCGACGAGTCGAGCGGCGAGTTCGACTCCATGCGCACCATCGCGCCGCCCGTCGGACGCGGCTGGGAGTACCTGACGGGAACGGGGTGGGACTGGGAGTCCGAGCTGGCACAGATCCCGGAGCTGCTCGCCGAGAAGATGCGGGCGCCGAGCGTCGAGGCGGGGCCGTACGACCTCGTCGTCGACCCCTCCAACCTGTGGCTGACCATCCACGAGTCCATCGGCCACGCCACCGAGCTGGACCGCGCCCTCGGCTACGAGGCCGCCTACGCCGGCACCTCCTTCGCCACCTTCGACCAGCTCGGCAAGCTCAGGTACGGCTCCGACCTGATGAACGTCACCGGTGACCGCACCGCCGAGCACGGCCTGGCGACCATCGGATACGACGACGAGGGCGTCGCGGGCCAGTCCTGGGACCTGGTGAAGAACGGCACCCTCGTCGGCTACCAGCTGGACCGGCGGATCGCGAAGCTGACCGGGTTCGAGCGGTCCAACGGGTGCGCGTTCGCCGACTCCCCCGGGCATGTGCCGGTGCAGCGCATGGCCAACGTGTCGCTGCAGCCGGATCCGGCCGGGATGTCGACCGAGGATCTGATCGGGAGCGTGGACCGCGGGATCTACGTCGTCGGCGACCGGTCCTGGTCGATCGACATGCAGCGCTACAACTTCCAGTTTACGGGTCAGAGGGCATACATGATCCGGAACGGCCGCCTTGCGGGGCAGGTCCGGGACTTTGCATATCAGGGGGTGACCCCCCAGTTCTGGGGTGCCATGGAAGCTGTTGGAGGCCCCCAGACCTACGTACTCGGAGGGGCTTTCAACTGCGGAAAGGCCCAACCTGGGCAGGTCGCCGCCGTGTCCCACGGGTGCCCTTCAGCAATGTTCCGGAGTGTGAACATCCTGAACACCACGACCGAGGCGGGCGGCGCCTGA
- the fabG gene encoding 3-oxoacyl-[acyl-carrier-protein] reductase: MSRSVLVTGGNRGIGLAIARAFADAGDKVAITYRSGEPPAGFLAVKCDITDTEQVEQAYKEIEAEHGPVEVLIANAGITKDQLLMRMSEEDFTSVIDTNLTGTFRVVKRANRGMLRAKKGRVVLISSVVGLFGGPGQANYAASKAALVGFARSLARELGSRNITFNVVAPGFVDTDMTKVLTDEQREGIVKQVPLGRYAQPEEIAATVRFLASDDASYITGAVIPVDGGLGMGH; this comes from the coding sequence TTGAGCCGCTCGGTTCTCGTCACCGGAGGCAACCGGGGCATCGGCCTCGCCATCGCCCGCGCTTTCGCCGACGCCGGCGACAAGGTCGCGATCACGTACCGCTCGGGTGAGCCGCCGGCCGGCTTCCTGGCCGTCAAGTGCGACATCACCGACACCGAGCAGGTGGAGCAGGCCTACAAGGAGATCGAGGCCGAGCACGGCCCGGTCGAGGTTCTGATCGCCAACGCCGGCATCACCAAGGACCAGCTCCTGATGCGCATGTCCGAGGAGGACTTCACCTCGGTCATCGACACCAACCTCACCGGCACCTTCCGCGTGGTCAAGCGCGCCAACCGCGGCATGCTGCGGGCCAAGAAGGGCCGCGTCGTCCTCATCTCGTCGGTCGTCGGCCTGTTCGGCGGCCCCGGCCAGGCCAACTACGCCGCCTCCAAGGCCGCCCTGGTCGGCTTCGCGCGCTCCCTCGCCCGTGAGCTGGGTTCGCGCAACATCACCTTCAACGTCGTCGCGCCCGGCTTCGTCGACACCGACATGACCAAGGTGCTCACCGACGAGCAGCGTGAGGGCATCGTGAAGCAGGTGCCGCTCGGTCGTTACGCGCAGCCGGAGGAGATCGCCGCGACGGTGCGGTTCCTCGCCTCGGACGACGCTTCGTACATCACTGGAGCCGTCATCCCCGTTGACGGCGGACTGGGAATGGGTCACTGA
- the fabI gene encoding enoyl-ACP reductase FabI has translation MSGILEGKRVLITGVLMESSIAFHTAKLAQEQGAEIILTAFPRPTLTERIAKKLPKPTKVIELDVTNDEHLGRLADIVGEELGGLDGVVHSIGFAPQDALGGNFLNTPFESVATAMHVSAYSLKSLTMACLPLMQNGGSVVGLTFDAQYAWPQYDWMGPAKAALEATSRYMARDLGKQNIRCNLISAGPIGSMAAKSIPGFADLAAVWDSRSPLEWDLKDPEPAGRGVVALLSDWFPKTTGEIIHVDGGLHAIGA, from the coding sequence ATGAGCGGAATTCTCGAGGGCAAGCGCGTCCTGATCACCGGTGTGCTGATGGAGTCCTCCATCGCCTTCCACACCGCCAAGCTGGCCCAGGAGCAGGGTGCCGAGATCATCCTGACCGCGTTCCCGCGGCCCACGCTGACCGAGCGCATCGCCAAGAAGCTCCCCAAGCCCACCAAGGTCATCGAGCTCGACGTCACCAACGACGAGCACCTCGGGCGCCTTGCCGACATCGTCGGCGAGGAGCTCGGCGGCCTCGACGGCGTCGTGCACTCCATCGGCTTCGCCCCGCAGGACGCGCTCGGCGGCAACTTCCTGAACACGCCGTTCGAGTCGGTCGCCACGGCCATGCACGTCTCGGCGTACTCCCTGAAGTCGCTGACCATGGCCTGCCTGCCGCTGATGCAGAACGGCGGCTCCGTCGTCGGCCTCACCTTCGACGCGCAGTACGCCTGGCCGCAGTACGACTGGATGGGCCCGGCCAAGGCCGCCCTGGAGGCCACCAGCCGCTACATGGCCCGTGACCTGGGCAAGCAGAACATCCGCTGCAACCTCATCTCCGCCGGCCCGATCGGTTCCATGGCCGCCAAGTCCATCCCGGGCTTCGCCGACCTGGCCGCCGTGTGGGACAGCCGCTCCCCGCTGGAGTGGGACCTCAAGGACCCGGAGCCGGCCGGCCGCGGTGTCGTCGCCCTGCTGAGCGACTGGTTCCCGAAGACCACCGGCGAGATCATCCACGTGGACGGCGGCCTGCACGCCATCGGCGCCTGA
- a CDS encoding FadR/GntR family transcriptional regulator, with the protein MPLSHPRRSALSEQVIAALRNQITSGEWPVGSRIPTEPELVEQLGVARNTVREAVRALAHNGLLDIRQGSGTYVVATSELAGVMHRRFADADPRHIAELRATLESAAAKLAAERRTEKDLKQLDALLVRREEAWESGDAEAFVAADATFHLAVVAASHNDVMTAMYADLGEVLRDWLREDVGEELTPETHMDHARLVDAIRAGDAAAAAAEAASYPFLCRPGRFSSPAGG; encoded by the coding sequence ATGCCCCTGAGCCACCCCCGCCGCTCGGCGCTGTCCGAGCAGGTCATCGCCGCGCTGCGGAACCAGATCACCTCGGGCGAATGGCCGGTCGGCTCCCGTATCCCGACGGAGCCCGAGCTGGTCGAGCAGCTCGGCGTGGCCCGCAACACCGTCCGCGAGGCCGTCCGCGCGCTCGCGCACAACGGCCTGCTGGACATCCGCCAGGGCTCCGGCACCTACGTGGTGGCGACCAGCGAGCTGGCCGGCGTCATGCACCGCCGTTTCGCCGACGCCGACCCCCGGCACATCGCCGAGCTGCGCGCCACGCTGGAGTCCGCCGCCGCGAAGCTGGCCGCCGAGCGGCGTACCGAGAAGGACCTCAAGCAGCTGGACGCGCTGCTGGTGCGGCGGGAGGAGGCGTGGGAGTCGGGTGACGCGGAGGCGTTCGTGGCGGCCGACGCGACCTTCCATCTGGCGGTGGTGGCGGCCTCCCACAACGACGTGATGACCGCGATGTACGCGGACCTGGGCGAGGTGCTGCGGGACTGGCTGCGCGAGGACGTCGGCGAGGAGCTGACGCCGGAGACGCACATGGACCACGCTCGGCTGGTCGACGCGATCCGCGCGGGGGACGCCGCGGCGGCCGCGGCGGAGGCGGCGAGCTATCCGTTCCTGTGCCGTCCGGGGCGCTTCAGCTCTCCGGCCGGTGGCTGA
- a CDS encoding helix-turn-helix domain-containing protein codes for MTPDEAATELGVTKRVLMDSYRRWGIPFLKVGKHVRFRTRDLHNWVEARMQHN; via the coding sequence ATGACGCCGGATGAGGCGGCCACAGAACTCGGTGTCACGAAGCGGGTCCTCATGGACTCGTACCGACGCTGGGGCATCCCGTTCCTCAAGGTCGGCAAGCACGTCCGTTTCCGAACTCGCGATCTACACAACTGGGTTGAGGCGCGCATGCAGCACAACTAG